One genomic region from Croceicoccus sp. YJ47 encodes:
- a CDS encoding DUF924 family protein — protein sequence MALAPRPWAADMLHVWFGVLSPRDWFGGGDDVDALLRRRFAREWARLRGQPARAFLHTPDIARAAILLFDQVPRNLFRDDPRAFANDPLARAITDGVLRRGWDRGLTTAERQFILMPLMHSEAIADQRRSLRLFARLGNREVLSFARVHYRMIARFGRFPHRNDVLGKQSSAAEERAIAAGNDW from the coding sequence ATGGCGCTCGCACCCCGGCCGTGGGCGGCGGACATGCTGCATGTGTGGTTCGGCGTGCTGTCGCCGCGCGACTGGTTCGGGGGCGGCGACGACGTCGATGCCCTGCTGCGGCGGCGATTTGCCCGCGAATGGGCGAGGTTGAGAGGGCAGCCGGCGCGCGCGTTCCTGCACACGCCCGACATCGCGCGCGCGGCGATACTCCTGTTCGATCAGGTGCCGCGCAACCTGTTCCGCGACGATCCGCGCGCCTTTGCGAACGATCCGCTGGCCCGCGCGATTACCGATGGTGTCCTGCGGCGCGGCTGGGACCGGGGGCTGACCACGGCGGAACGGCAATTCATCCTCATGCCGCTCATGCACAGCGAAGCCATCGCGGATCAGCGCCGCTCTCTCCGCCTGTTCGCGCGGCTCGGGAACCGCGAGGTGCTGTCCTTCGCCCGCGTGCATTACCGCATGATCGCGCGCTTTGGCCGTTTTCCCCATCGCAACGACGTGCTCGGTAAGCAGAGCAGCGCGGCGGAAGAGCGCGCCATCGCGGCGGGAAACGATTGGTAG
- a CDS encoding zinc-finger domain-containing protein, with translation MIQPPETVYTDTRRVKCDGATDIRTGAALGHPRVWMEIDEKGYVECGYCDRRFVLKGGPAERRIDELNAGDLPEPGDAAVA, from the coding sequence ATGATCCAGCCGCCCGAAACCGTCTATACCGACACGCGCCGCGTCAAATGCGACGGCGCCACCGATATCCGCACCGGCGCGGCGCTCGGCCATCCGCGCGTGTGGATGGAGATCGACGAGAAGGGCTATGTCGAATGCGGCTATTGCGATCGCCGCTTCGTGTTGAAGGGCGGCCCTGCGGAACGCAGGATCGACGAGCTGAACGCAGGCGACCTGCCCGAACCGGGCGATGCCGCCGTCGCGTGA
- a CDS encoding ABC transporter ATP-binding protein — MTDTAAISIRNLTKRYAPAGPGEEGKLALNDVSFDVPQGGIFGLLGPNGAGKSTLINILAGLVGKSSGNASIWGFDIDSQRRNAKRAIGIVPQEIVFDPFFTPYEVLENQAGFYAVPKDERRSRELLAAVHLSDKANAYARTLSGGMKRRLLIAKAMVHSPPVLILDEPTAGVDVDLRRQLWELVTQLNDEGVTVVLTTHYLEEAEQLCDRIAIINHGQLIADTSTRELLETAREKVVEVVLDNPITAAPTHPAFHKSELIGERSVAITYDKDRMTAGEVLSILQDQGRAIVDVTTREADLEEVFVNLTRDR, encoded by the coding sequence GTGACCGATACCGCCGCCATATCCATCCGCAATCTCACCAAACGCTATGCCCCCGCCGGACCGGGCGAGGAGGGCAAGCTTGCGTTGAACGATGTCAGCTTCGACGTGCCGCAGGGCGGGATTTTCGGCCTGCTCGGCCCCAATGGTGCGGGCAAGTCGACCTTGATCAATATCCTCGCCGGGTTGGTCGGCAAATCGTCGGGCAACGCGTCGATCTGGGGCTTCGACATCGATTCGCAGCGCCGCAATGCGAAGCGCGCCATCGGCATCGTGCCGCAGGAAATCGTCTTCGACCCGTTCTTCACGCCGTATGAGGTGCTGGAGAATCAGGCCGGATTCTATGCCGTGCCCAAGGATGAACGCCGCAGCCGCGAATTGCTCGCCGCCGTACATCTGTCGGACAAGGCAAATGCCTATGCCCGCACGCTGTCGGGGGGGATGAAGCGTCGGCTCCTCATTGCGAAGGCGATGGTGCATTCGCCGCCTGTGCTCATCCTCGACGAGCCGACGGCGGGCGTCGATGTCGATCTGCGCCGGCAATTGTGGGAGCTTGTCACCCAATTGAACGACGAGGGCGTGACCGTGGTGCTGACCACGCATTATCTCGAAGAGGCGGAGCAGCTTTGCGACCGCATCGCCATCATCAACCATGGACAGCTGATCGCCGATACCTCGACGCGCGAATTGCTCGAAACCGCGCGGGAAAAAGTGGTGGAGGTCGTGCTCGACAACCCGATCACCGCCGCGCCGACGCATCCGGCATTTCACAAGTCGGAGCTGATCGGCGAACGCTCGGTGGCGATCACCTATGACAAGGACCGGATGACCGCGGGCGAAGTGCTCTCCATCCTTCAGGATCAGGGCCGCGCCATCGTCGACGTGACCACGCGCGAGGCCGATCTGGAGGAAGTGTTCGTCAACCTCACCCGCGACCGGTAA
- a CDS encoding NUDIX hydrolase has product MSVPDHDAPERIEWQGDYVVAKTRGRWEYVTRPRNMRAAVILAIDAGDVILVEQYRVPMGRFSIEMPAGLVGDYESVAGEDTLAAAGRELIEETGYRAEELIDIGDFYSSPGMVSESFTMVLARGLAKVGEGGGTDMENIIVHRVPLCGIEAFLDEQRARGKGIDVRLLMLLSPGLLARAQETAG; this is encoded by the coding sequence ATGAGCGTTCCCGACCACGACGCCCCCGAACGCATCGAATGGCAGGGCGATTACGTCGTCGCCAAGACGCGCGGACGGTGGGAATATGTCACCCGCCCGCGCAACATGCGCGCCGCCGTGATCCTCGCCATCGACGCGGGCGATGTGATTCTGGTCGAACAATATCGCGTGCCGATGGGACGGTTCAGCATCGAGATGCCCGCTGGCCTCGTCGGCGATTACGAAAGCGTCGCGGGCGAGGATACGCTGGCCGCCGCGGGGCGCGAGCTGATCGAGGAAACGGGCTATCGCGCCGAGGAACTCATCGACATCGGCGATTTCTATTCCAGCCCCGGCATGGTCAGCGAAAGCTTCACCATGGTGCTGGCCCGCGGCCTTGCCAAGGTGGGCGAAGGCGGCGGGACGGACATGGAGAACATCATCGTGCACCGCGTGCCGCTTTGTGGGATCGAGGCTTTCCTCGATGAACAGCGCGCACGGGGCAAGGGGATCGACGTGCGGTTGCTGATGCTGCTGTCGCCGGGCCTGCTCGCCCGGGCGCAGGAAACGGCGGGCTGA
- a CDS encoding TPM domain-containing protein, whose amino-acid sequence MVSAILTPADHDAISAAVSRAEARTSGEIVTVLADRSDGYSDIALAWAALFGFGLIVLAGVFPAPLLALLDMVQGGWDTQYAPGPVLEAGAALGIVGFLGLWLALGFDRLRFATVPGRVRTQRVHERAISIFRVGAERRTHGRTGVLIYLSMQEHRAEILADEAIAAKVSDDIWGEAMAAMLVHLKHGDTTAGMVAAIERVGAVLTEHLPADHTNPNEIPDRLIEI is encoded by the coding sequence ATGGTGAGCGCGATCCTCACCCCCGCCGACCACGATGCGATTTCGGCGGCGGTCAGCCGGGCGGAGGCGCGCACCTCGGGCGAAATCGTGACCGTGCTCGCCGACCGCTCCGACGGGTACAGCGATATCGCCCTTGCCTGGGCGGCCTTGTTCGGGTTCGGGCTGATCGTGCTGGCGGGGGTGTTTCCCGCGCCTTTGCTCGCCCTGCTCGACATGGTGCAGGGGGGATGGGACACGCAATATGCCCCCGGCCCCGTGCTGGAGGCAGGCGCGGCGCTCGGCATCGTGGGTTTTCTCGGCCTGTGGCTGGCGCTGGGGTTCGACCGCTTGCGCTTTGCCACGGTGCCCGGTCGCGTGCGGACGCAGCGGGTGCACGAACGCGCCATCTCGATCTTCCGCGTCGGGGCCGAACGCCGCACCCATGGCCGCACCGGCGTGCTCATCTACCTCTCCATGCAGGAACATCGCGCCGAGATCCTCGCCGACGAGGCCATTGCCGCAAAGGTGTCCGACGACATCTGGGGCGAGGCGATGGCCGCGATGCTGGTCCATCTGAAACATGGGGATACGACGGCTGGCATGGTCGCCGCGATCGAGCGCGTGGGCGCGGTCCTGACCGAGCATCTGCCCGCCGACCACACCAATCCCAATGAAATTCCCGACAGGTTGATCGAGATATGA
- a CDS encoding YgcG family protein — MRFVLALLIAVMAMVAGPAGAQDYPARPDGPVLDAANVLPPAEEAALDRKLRRYNRETGNAVIVATVESLDGAEPFAYAQGLAETWGIGGEQTEQGVLMLVAPSEREVFITTSRGVQTRLTDISTGRIVRNVVLPAFREGDLPGGIAAGVDAIIERLNMGAGAGRSHRGGRGRRRGAGGRSRRGHHWRRDLLGRDDRGLHVHVRARRGSRAARPAAALRRGQRGRRRDPVVRDRQCDGRRP, encoded by the coding sequence ATGCGGTTTGTTCTCGCCCTGCTGATCGCCGTTATGGCGATGGTCGCCGGGCCCGCCGGGGCGCAGGATTATCCCGCCCGCCCCGATGGTCCGGTGCTGGACGCGGCGAATGTCCTTCCCCCGGCGGAAGAGGCGGCGCTTGACCGGAAATTGCGGCGTTACAACCGCGAAACCGGCAATGCGGTCATTGTCGCCACGGTGGAGAGCCTCGATGGCGCGGAACCCTTTGCCTATGCGCAGGGGCTGGCCGAAACATGGGGCATCGGGGGCGAGCAGACGGAGCAGGGCGTGCTGATGCTCGTCGCGCCGAGCGAACGCGAGGTGTTCATCACCACCTCGCGCGGGGTGCAGACGCGGCTGACTGATATTTCGACGGGGCGCATCGTGCGCAATGTCGTCCTTCCCGCCTTTCGCGAAGGGGACCTGCCCGGCGGGATCGCCGCGGGCGTCGATGCGATCATCGAACGGCTGAACATGGGAGCCGGCGCAGGCCGAAGCCATCGCGGAGGCCGAGGCCGCCGCCGCGGCGCAGGAGGGCGAAGTCGACGCGGGCACCATTGGCGGCGCGATCTTCTGGGTCGTGATGATCGTGGCCTTCATGTTCATGTTCGGGCGCGGCGGGGGTCGCGGGCGGCGCGGCCGGCGGCGGCGTTACGGCGCGGGCAACGCGGTCGCCGACGTGATCCTGTGGTCCGCGATCGGCAATGCGATGGGCGGCGGCCATGA
- a CDS encoding LemA family protein → MPVLRSFRIAVAGLLALGLSACGINSVPTAEENAKARWADVQSAYQRRADLVPNLVATVRAAAQSETQILTNVTEARARATGITVTTDDLSDPAEFQRFQQAQNQLTQALGQLRTVVENYPQLQSQGRFADLMVSLESSENRIDTARTRYNDAVQEYNTEIRTFPSVIGAKIIHGAEPMQAFTAEPSAQTAPDVDFGNMGAPGIAPGAAPANDNSTQAPAAAAN, encoded by the coding sequence ATGCCTGTTCTGCGCAGCTTTCGCATCGCCGTGGCCGGTCTTCTCGCGCTCGGCCTTTCCGCGTGCGGCATCAATTCCGTCCCCACGGCGGAGGAAAATGCCAAGGCGCGCTGGGCCGACGTGCAAAGCGCGTATCAACGCCGCGCCGATCTCGTCCCCAATCTCGTCGCGACGGTCCGTGCCGCCGCGCAGTCGGAGACGCAGATCCTGACCAATGTGACGGAGGCGCGCGCCCGCGCGACCGGCATCACCGTCACGACCGACGACCTGTCCGACCCCGCGGAATTCCAACGGTTTCAGCAGGCGCAGAACCAGCTGACTCAGGCCTTGGGCCAGCTGCGCACGGTGGTCGAAAACTACCCCCAGTTGCAGAGCCAGGGCCGGTTCGCCGATCTGATGGTTTCGCTCGAAAGCAGCGAGAACCGCATCGACACCGCCCGCACGCGCTATAACGATGCGGTGCAGGAATATAACACCGAGATCCGCACCTTCCCCTCCGTCATCGGGGCGAAGATCATCCACGGCGCCGAACCGATGCAGGCGTTCACCGCCGAACCGTCGGCACAGACGGCGCCCGATGTCGATTTCGGCAACATGGGCGCGCCCGGCATCGCACCCGGTGCCGCCCCCGCCAACGACAACAGCACGCAGGCGCCCGCAGCGGCGGCGAATTGA
- the mscL gene encoding large conductance mechanosensitive channel protein MscL, translating into MFNEFKKFIARGNVLDLAVGVVIGAAFGKIVTSLTESIIMPIIGAIFGTIDFSNHFLRLGPIPEGYSGAPDNYAALKEAGVPMLGYGDLATQVVNFLVIAAALFLLVKSVNRALDAIEEEKKAADSTSDTNKAPTDSQLDVLKEIRDALKNRDAT; encoded by the coding sequence GTGTTCAACGAGTTCAAGAAATTCATCGCGCGCGGCAACGTGCTCGACCTCGCCGTGGGCGTCGTGATCGGCGCGGCGTTCGGCAAAATCGTGACCTCGCTTACCGAGAGCATCATCATGCCGATCATCGGCGCGATTTTCGGGACGATCGATTTTTCCAACCATTTCCTGCGCCTCGGTCCGATCCCCGAAGGATACAGCGGCGCCCCCGACAATTATGCCGCGCTCAAGGAAGCGGGCGTGCCGATGCTCGGCTATGGCGATCTCGCGACGCAGGTGGTGAATTTCCTGGTGATTGCGGCGGCGCTGTTCCTGCTGGTGAAATCGGTCAATCGCGCGCTCGACGCGATCGAGGAGGAGAAGAAGGCCGCCGATTCGACCTCCGACACGAACAAGGCACCCACCGATTCGCAGCTCGATGTGCTCAAGGAAATTCGGGACGCGTTGAAAAATCGCGACGCGACCTGA
- a CDS encoding N-succinylarginine dihydrolase, translating to MSIREINFDGIVGPSHNYAGLSLGNLAATRHKGDVSHPRAAALQGVAKMRHNMALGLAQGFFLPLPRPNRAFPAAMGVTEGRDFDPALLASAWSASSMWTANAATVSPAPDTADGRCHLTVANLVTMAHRSIEWPDTLRQLRLAFADDHFAVHGPVPATYGDEGAANHMRMGTGHADRALEIFVYGRQGGRFPARQHEQASRAVARLHGLSPERTLFVEQAPAAIEVGAFHNDVVAVANETVLFAHEQAFADPEGTYDAIRAILPGAQFVIVPASAVSLEKAVASYLFNAQLVTLPEGGMALIVPLETWEDPEVRQWLDTMLASNGPIRQVLPVDVRQSMANGGGPACLRLRVACDPAHVDPRFLLNEEKAAQIESVIAEHWPETIAPDRLGDDALAQTVETARNALLTALDIEELG from the coding sequence ATGAGTATTCGGGAGATCAATTTCGACGGCATCGTCGGCCCCTCGCACAATTATGCGGGGCTGAGCCTCGGCAATCTGGCCGCGACCCGGCACAAGGGCGATGTGTCGCACCCGCGCGCCGCCGCGTTGCAGGGCGTGGCGAAGATGCGGCACAACATGGCGCTGGGGCTGGCGCAGGGGTTTTTCCTGCCCCTGCCCCGCCCCAATCGTGCGTTTCCCGCCGCGATGGGCGTTACGGAGGGGCGCGATTTCGACCCGGCGCTGCTCGCCTCGGCATGGTCGGCATCCTCGATGTGGACGGCCAATGCCGCGACGGTTTCGCCCGCGCCCGATACCGCGGACGGACGCTGTCACCTGACCGTCGCCAATCTCGTCACCATGGCGCATCGCTCGATCGAATGGCCCGACACCTTGCGGCAATTGCGGCTCGCCTTTGCCGACGATCATTTCGCGGTGCACGGGCCGGTGCCCGCCACCTATGGCGACGAGGGCGCGGCCAATCACATGCGGATGGGCACCGGCCATGCCGATCGCGCGCTCGAAATCTTCGTCTATGGGCGTCAGGGCGGGCGTTTTCCCGCACGGCAGCACGAGCAGGCGAGCCGCGCCGTCGCCCGGTTGCACGGCCTTTCGCCCGAACGCACCTTGTTCGTCGAACAGGCACCCGCGGCGATCGAGGTCGGCGCCTTCCACAACGACGTCGTCGCGGTGGCCAATGAAACCGTGCTGTTCGCGCATGAACAGGCCTTCGCCGATCCCGAAGGCACCTATGACGCGATCCGTGCCATCCTGCCGGGCGCGCAGTTCGTCATCGTCCCCGCCAGCGCCGTCAGCCTCGAAAAGGCGGTGGCGAGCTATCTCTTCAATGCGCAGCTCGTCACGCTTCCCGAAGGGGGCATGGCATTGATCGTGCCGCTCGAAACCTGGGAGGATCCGGAGGTGCGCCAATGGCTCGACACGATGCTGGCAAGCAATGGCCCGATCCGGCAGGTCTTGCCCGTGGATGTGCGCCAATCGATGGCCAATGGCGGCGGTCCGGCGTGCCTGCGCCTGCGCGTGGCGTGCGATCCCGCACATGTCGATCCGCGCTTTCTTCTGAACGAGGAGAAGGCGGCGCAGATCGAATCGGTCATTGCCGAACACTGGCCCGAAACCATCGCGCCGGACCGGCTGGGCGATGATGCGCTGGCGCAAACCGTTGAAACGGCACGAAATGCGCTTCTGACCGCGCTCGATATCGAGGAGCTTGGTTAA
- a CDS encoding arginine N-succinyltransferase yields MSYLIRPARTDDLEHLYEMAKLTGGGFTNLPPHRDALMKKLSRSAEATGREASGVGDDLFVMVLEDSEDNAVRGTCQIFSSIGGDLPFYSYRITSQTQHSRELDRTFRNETLQLVTDLEGASEVGGLFLHPNARAGGLGMLLARSRYLFIAMHRDRFGERLLAELRGIVGAQGNSPFWDGVAGRFFGMSFREADEFNAVHGNQFIADLFPRHPIYVSMISDSAREAIGVPHETGRPAMRMLENEGFAAEGYVDIFDGGPTMTARTDNVRTIADAHAAPLLDADGADGERALIATGRLGEFRCCYGHRKVEEDGVAIDAEAKRLLNVTTGDEIWSVAR; encoded by the coding sequence ATGAGCTATCTCATCCGGCCCGCGCGCACCGACGATCTGGAGCATCTTTATGAAATGGCGAAGCTGACGGGGGGCGGGTTCACCAACCTGCCGCCGCATCGCGACGCATTGATGAAGAAGCTGTCCCGTTCGGCGGAGGCGACGGGCCGCGAGGCGAGCGGTGTCGGCGACGATCTGTTCGTCATGGTGCTCGAGGATAGCGAGGACAACGCGGTGCGCGGCACCTGCCAGATCTTCAGCAGCATCGGCGGCGACCTCCCCTTCTATTCCTACCGCATCACGAGCCAGACGCAGCACAGCCGCGAGCTCGACCGGACCTTCCGCAACGAAACGCTGCAACTCGTCACCGATCTCGAAGGGGCGAGCGAGGTCGGCGGGCTGTTCCTTCATCCCAATGCGCGCGCGGGCGGGCTGGGCATGTTGCTCGCGCGTAGCCGCTACCTGTTCATCGCCATGCACCGCGACCGGTTCGGCGAACGCCTGCTCGCCGAATTGCGCGGTATCGTCGGGGCACAGGGCAATTCCCCGTTCTGGGACGGGGTCGCCGGGCGGTTCTTCGGCATGAGCTTTCGCGAGGCGGACGAATTCAACGCGGTGCACGGCAACCAGTTCATCGCGGACCTGTTTCCCCGCCATCCCATCTATGTCTCGATGATTTCGGACAGCGCGCGCGAGGCGATCGGCGTGCCGCACGAAACCGGGCGTCCGGCGATGCGCATGCTCGAAAACGAGGGGTTCGCGGCCGAGGGCTATGTCGACATCTTCGACGGCGGGCCGACCATGACGGCGCGCACCGACAATGTGCGCACGATCGCGGACGCCCATGCCGCCCCCCTGCTCGACGCCGATGGCGCGGACGGGGAACGCGCGCTGATCGCGACGGGAAGGCTGGGCGAATTTCGCTGCTGCTACGGCCATCGCAAGGTGGAGGAGGACGGCGTCGCCATCGATGCGGAGGCGAAGCGCCTGCTGAACGTGACAACCGGCGACGAAATCTGGAGCGTGGCGCGATGA
- a CDS encoding hydrolase, with protein sequence MKAASLNPTEAALLDTIDASAMLDRTLAWSRINTGTANLDGLAHQADLLAEAFSQLPGDVTMIAPDPVIAIAPDGREEEVQRGRHMVLSVRPDAARRVLLTGHMDTVFPADSAFQDIAELEPGVLNGPGLADMKGGLCVILEALKAFESGADADRLGYDVMINSDEETGSAGSAALIDRLARGKHAALTYEPATLPDGTLAGARGGSGNYSVTVTGKSAHAGRNPGDGRNAIVAAAELAVRLKELQNADIPINPARIDGGGANNVVPDLAILRFNIRPKSHAAAESFTRALDGMIANIARAHGVTMQLHGGISRPPKPVDEGAEKLFALVQRTGHDLGQEFGRKDTGGVCDGNNIAACGVPVVDTMGVRGGSIHSADEFMIVDSLAERAGLSALVLHRIAAGELA encoded by the coding sequence ATGAAAGCAGCATCACTCAATCCGACCGAAGCCGCGCTTCTGGACACCATCGACGCCTCCGCCATGCTGGACCGCACATTGGCATGGAGCCGGATCAACACCGGCACCGCCAATCTGGACGGCCTCGCGCATCAGGCGGACCTTCTCGCCGAGGCGTTTTCCCAATTGCCGGGCGATGTCACGATGATCGCGCCCGACCCCGTCATCGCCATCGCCCCCGACGGCCGCGAGGAAGAGGTGCAGCGCGGGCGCCACATGGTCCTCTCCGTCCGGCCCGATGCGGCGCGGCGCGTCCTCCTCACCGGGCACATGGACACGGTGTTTCCCGCCGATTCCGCGTTTCAGGATATTGCCGAGCTGGAACCCGGCGTGCTTAACGGTCCCGGCCTTGCCGACATGAAGGGCGGGCTGTGCGTGATACTGGAAGCCTTGAAAGCGTTCGAGAGCGGCGCCGATGCGGACCGGCTCGGCTATGACGTGATGATCAATTCGGACGAGGAAACGGGAAGCGCGGGGAGTGCCGCGCTCATCGACCGGCTCGCCCGGGGCAAGCATGCGGCGCTGACCTATGAACCGGCGACGCTTCCCGATGGCACGCTCGCGGGCGCGCGTGGCGGGTCCGGCAATTACAGCGTAACCGTCACAGGCAAATCCGCCCATGCGGGGCGCAACCCCGGCGACGGGCGCAATGCCATCGTCGCGGCGGCGGAACTGGCCGTGCGGCTGAAGGAATTGCAGAACGCCGACATTCCCATCAATCCGGCGCGGATCGACGGCGGCGGAGCCAATAATGTGGTTCCCGACCTTGCCATATTGCGCTTCAACATCCGGCCCAAGAGCCACGCGGCGGCGGAAAGCTTTACCCGCGCGCTCGACGGGATGATCGCGAATATCGCGCGTGCGCACGGCGTCACCATGCAATTGCACGGCGGCATTTCGCGCCCGCCCAAGCCGGTCGACGAAGGGGCGGAAAAACTCTTTGCCCTAGTGCAGCGCACCGGCCACGACCTCGGCCAGGAGTTCGGCCGCAAGGATACAGGCGGCGTGTGCGACGGCAATAATATCGCGGCGTGCGGCGTGCCGGTGGTCGACACGATGGGCGTGCGCGGCGGCTCCATCCATTCGGCGGACGAATTCATGATCGTCGATTCGCTGGCCGAGCGTGCGGGATTGTCGGCGCTGGTCCTTCACCGCATTGCGGCGGGGGAACTGGCATGA
- the rsmA gene encoding 16S rRNA (adenine(1518)-N(6)/adenine(1519)-N(6))-dimethyltransferase RsmA: protein MTQTLPPIRETIARHGLSASKALGQNFLLDEQLLDRIAAIPGDLAGRDVLEVGPGPGGLTRALLRAGAQVTAIEMDRRCLPALAELQDAFPGQLRVIEGDAMAIDPATLFPGPYAILSNLPYNVGTALFTGWMGQEEWPPQWTSLTLMFQQEVAQRIVAEPDTGAYGRLSVLAGWRARAKIAMKVHRSAFTPPPKVMSAIVHVTPADAPPGVSMRVLARVTEAAFGQRRKMLRQSLKGMPGALAALDTLAIDAQRRAETLTLAEFTAIARALS from the coding sequence GTGACGCAGACCCTTCCGCCCATCCGCGAAACGATCGCGCGGCACGGTTTGTCGGCGAGCAAGGCACTGGGTCAGAATTTCCTGCTCGACGAACAATTGCTCGACCGTATTGCGGCGATACCGGGCGATCTTGCCGGGCGCGACGTGCTGGAAGTCGGGCCGGGGCCCGGCGGGCTGACGCGCGCGTTGTTGCGGGCGGGCGCGCAGGTCACGGCGATCGAGATGGACCGCCGCTGCCTCCCCGCGCTTGCCGAGTTGCAGGATGCGTTTCCCGGACAGCTCCGCGTGATCGAGGGGGATGCCATGGCCATCGACCCGGCAACGCTCTTTCCCGGTCCCTATGCGATTTTGTCGAACCTGCCCTATAATGTCGGCACCGCGCTGTTCACGGGCTGGATGGGGCAGGAGGAGTGGCCGCCGCAATGGACCTCGCTCACCCTGATGTTTCAGCAGGAAGTCGCGCAGCGCATCGTCGCCGAACCGGACACGGGCGCCTATGGCCGGTTGTCGGTGCTGGCCGGATGGAGGGCGCGCGCGAAAATCGCGATGAAGGTGCACCGAAGCGCGTTTACCCCGCCGCCCAAGGTGATGAGCGCGATCGTCCATGTCACCCCTGCCGATGCGCCGCCGGGCGTATCGATGCGCGTGCTCGCCCGCGTGACGGAGGCGGCCTTCGGCCAGCGGCGCAAGATGCTGCGCCAGAGTTTGAAGGGTATGCCGGGCGCCTTGGCAGCGCTCGACACGCTTGCCATCGATGCGCAGCGGCGCGCCGAAACGCTCACCCTCGCGGAATTCACCGCGATCGCGCGCGCACTGTCGTGA
- the pdxA gene encoding 4-hydroxythreonine-4-phosphate dehydrogenase PdxA produces MRPLVASVGDPAGVGPQLLAQAFCDRAAQGLPPFAIVGSAQLMRGVAAHHGLAVDIAPIASLSDMDAAGDAMPVLDLGDVPYRPGHPDRDGASLALAALGEAARLTVTGEASALITGPIAKAALQDVGFAHPGQTEFVAEACGVPAEDAVMMLAGPSLRVVPLTVHVPLCEVPGRLSAALIEKRIAIAAAALTRDFGIAAPRIAVAGLNPHAGENGRMGDEEARIIAPAIAALREAGMTITGPHPGDAMFHAAARAGYDLAACMYHDQALIPLKVLDFDAGVNVTLGLPIVRTSPDHGTAFGIAGTDAAHAGPTIAAIRMAHECALRRLAA; encoded by the coding sequence ATGCGCCCTCTGGTGGCCTCCGTCGGCGATCCGGCGGGCGTGGGGCCGCAATTGCTCGCGCAGGCGTTCTGCGACCGCGCGGCGCAGGGTCTCCCGCCCTTTGCCATCGTCGGTAGCGCGCAATTGATGCGCGGCGTCGCGGCGCATCACGGGCTGGCGGTCGACATCGCACCCATCGCCAGCCTGTCCGACATGGACGCGGCGGGCGATGCGATGCCGGTGCTGGACCTTGGCGACGTCCCCTACCGCCCCGGCCATCCGGACCGCGATGGCGCAAGCCTCGCCCTCGCCGCGTTGGGGGAGGCCGCGCGGCTGACCGTCACGGGCGAGGCATCGGCGCTGATCACAGGGCCGATCGCGAAGGCAGCGTTGCAGGATGTCGGTTTCGCCCACCCCGGACAGACCGAATTCGTCGCCGAGGCCTGCGGCGTACCGGCCGAAGACGCGGTGATGATGCTGGCCGGGCCGTCGCTGCGCGTGGTGCCGCTGACCGTGCATGTCCCGCTGTGCGAGGTGCCGGGACGGCTGAGCGCGGCGCTGATCGAGAAGCGGATCGCCATTGCCGCCGCCGCGCTCACCCGCGATTTCGGCATTGCCGCGCCGCGCATCGCGGTCGCCGGGCTCAACCCCCATGCCGGGGAGAACGGACGCATGGGCGACGAGGAAGCGCGCATCATCGCCCCCGCCATCGCCGCGCTGCGCGAGGCGGGAATGACCATCACCGGCCCGCATCCGGGCGATGCGATGTTCCACGCCGCCGCGCGCGCAGGCTATGATCTCGCCGCGTGCATGTATCACGATCAGGCGCTGATCCCGCTCAAGGTGCTCGATTTCGATGCCGGGGTGAATGTCACCCTCGGCCTTCCGATCGTGCGCACCTCGCCCGACCACGGCACGGCCTTTGGCATCGCGGGCACCGATGCGGCGCACGCCGGCCCGACCATCGCCGCGATCCGCATGGCCCACGAATGCGCCCTTCGCCGGCTGGCCGCGTGA